From the genome of Methanocalculus alkaliphilus:
GATTGAGATCGAAAAGGGATACGGAAACGGATTCTCTGAGATCATGTCCCAAATCAGGAACCTGCTGCCGTCAGGGGAGGTCATCGAAGATGGAATACGCAGGACCATTCACCTTTACCCGGAGATTGCAGTTCGTGAGCTGGTCGCTAATGCCTTGATTCACCAGGACTTCTATACAACTGGAACAGGGCCGATGGTCGAGATCTTCTCAAACCGGATCGAGATTACAAATCCCGGGGAGCCCCTTGTTGATACTGAACGCTTTTTGGATACGCCCCCGACTTCCCGAAACGAGCATCTGGCATCATTGATGCGCCGGTTCAGCCTTTGTGAAGAGCGAGGGAGTGGCATCGATAAAGTCATCACCCAGGTTGAGCTTCATCACCTGCCCGCACCACTATTCCAGGTTCCACCCGGCTTTACCCGTGTGGTGCTCTTTGCTCCACGCAAGCTCTCTGAAATGGATAAAAGAGACAGAATACGGGCAATTTATCAGCATGCCTGCCTCAGATATATGAACCGGGAAACACTTGTAAATTCATCTGTTCGGGAGCGATTTGGAATTGATCCAAAGTTAAAGTCATCAGTTTCAAAATACATCCGTGAAGCTCTGGATGCTGGTGTAATTCGATTATCAAATCCAAAATCCTCAGATAAATATCGATCATATGTACCTTACTGGGCATAGTTGGATAGTGAAATATCTCTATGTAAACTTTTAGATCCATCTTAGTTGTCGGTTAGTTCACACCTGTTTTATCCATGCTTCAAATCGGTCATTATGCTTGTGGATTCCGATTTTATGTTGTTTCTTAGTTGTCGGTTAGTTCACACCTGTTTCCATCCATGCCTCAAATCGGTCATTATGCTTGTTGATTCCTATTTCGGGTTGTTTCTTAGTTGTCGGTTAGTTCACACCTGTTTCCATTCATGTCTCAAATCGGTCTGTATGCTTGTGGAGTCGAATACATTTTGTTGCCGCACTCTTGATCAGATCAGACAGGATATTGACTCTTCACCAAATTTCTGATCGCCAACTTCCCTGATCCCTGAGCAAATATCAACTGGGTATTCTGGTGTCATCCTCACTGTGGATCCCTTTCTACACAAGCGACAGTGAATGAGAAACTGTAGTTGAGATGGGAGAGAGACTAGTAACAAGAGGTGGGGCGCGAAGCGCCGACTATCCTCACTGGCGGGGCGATCAGCCCCGCTTGGTGACCTTCAGGTTGCCCCCACCGAACGCCGAAGGGGGGATGGCAGTACCCCCCGGAGGATGTTCGGGACTCGTTCTATCAAGACATATGCACATTCGCTACAGTAGAGGAGATATCTTTTGATCCGTTCTGATCTCAAACAAACTGTTTGAACCCACAACATTGTCGAATTGTAACTGGTCAGCTATACTTGCCGCCATCAAAGGGGTGTTCAGGAGAGAACCCTTTATGCCCACGGTGGCTTGCAGGTATAGCTTACAGTTACCAAAAATGTTAATCCGTTTCCGAGTCTACTATAGTTTAATGGTCAATACCTCCGATCAAGCCCTCTTAATCTTCTTTGTGGATGATGAGCCCGACATCCCGGGAGATCAGATAGAGGAAAACTTTTTCGGTGGCTTTGGCAGAAAAACGGCTTTGGAATCGTCCTCGCCCGCGAGATCCTCGCCATCACCGGGAGTACAATTCAGGAGACCGGAACCTACGGCAAAGAGGCGAGGTTTGAGATTGTAGTGCCGGAGGGGGTATGGAAGAAGGGTGAGTTTTGCGAGTGCAATAAACAGAGGAGATAAGCAAAAGGAGGAAATAAAATGAGTTCTCTGGTGACTGAAGAGATCTATCTGAGCTATCTCAATGCTCTGGTTGCAGGAGATCGCATCCCTTGCATGGAGATTGTTCAGGAGCTTATCAACAAGGATATCCAAATTCCAGATCTCTACCTGAACCTTTTCCAGCGGTCACTATACCGGACAGGAGAGCTCTGGGAGCAGAATCTGATCTCCGTATCTGTTGAGCATCTGGCTACTGCCATCACCGAACGGCTGATGGCTCTTATTGAGCCGAAGATCTTTGAAGGAGGTTTTCGAAGACATTCTGTCATCGTCGCCTGTGTAGCAGATGAATACCACCAGCTCGGTGCCCGGATGGTTGCTGATCTCTTCGAGCTCAACGGATGGCGCGGATATTTCCTCGGTGCAAACACCCCGGTTCAGGATCTGCTCATCATGATTGATGAGAAAAAACCTGATCTCGTCGCTCTCTCGCTCTCTATCTACTTCAACCTCCCAATCCTCCTGGCGACACTTGACCGCATCACAGCGCTGCACCCCGATCTCCCCATACTTGTTGGGGGCCAGGCATTCAGGTGGGGAGGTACCAGGGCATTAGCAGAATACTCCACAGTCATCTACATCCCCTCGATAGAGGTCCTGGAGAGCGTTATGGAGCAGTACCATGACCAGTGATCAGTACGCTCTGGCCGAATGTGAAATAACCTAATACGCACTTCGGTATCTCGCCGATGATGCAGAATGCATGATGCTGATTCTCAATCGTGAGGGGATAATCTCGTATACAAACCGGTATACAGAAACGATAGCCGGGATCCCACTCTCAGGCAAACACCTCTCCACACTCCTTCTCCATGGATCTACCAGAGATACTGATACCAGGAGTATCCTCGACCAATGGAGA
Proteins encoded in this window:
- a CDS encoding cobalamin B12-binding domain-containing protein, with the protein product MSSLVTEEIYLSYLNALVAGDRIPCMEIVQELINKDIQIPDLYLNLFQRSLYRTGELWEQNLISVSVEHLATAITERLMALIEPKIFEGGFRRHSVIVACVADEYHQLGARMVADLFELNGWRGYFLGANTPVQDLLIMIDEKKPDLVALSLSIYFNLPILLATLDRITALHPDLPILVGGQAFRWGGTRALAEYSTVIYIPSIEVLESVMEQYHDQ